Proteins co-encoded in one Flavobacteriaceae bacterium MAR_2009_75 genomic window:
- a CDS encoding thiamine-phosphate pyrophosphorylase has translation MIVLIAPETDVPNELKLLNRLFQEGLEYYHLRKPDKDYEGHSAYLEKIDSKFHDRVVVHLYHELIADFNLKGIHFQEQKRRHVLAGNQLKKREVRTLMNNYLASFGVERAKIKTISSSFHEPHELQDSNFNFDYHLLGPVFSSISKKGYEGRGFDVNHIDKKVIGMGGVTKNNLLEIQKLGFQGIGVLGGIWNSKTPIEDFKVMQEFYRNT, from the coding sequence ATGATTGTACTGATTGCCCCGGAAACCGATGTGCCCAATGAGCTTAAACTACTGAATAGGTTGTTTCAAGAAGGTTTGGAGTATTATCACCTACGTAAACCTGATAAGGACTACGAGGGGCATTCAGCATATCTTGAAAAAATAGATTCAAAGTTCCATGACCGCGTGGTAGTACACCTGTATCATGAATTGATAGCGGATTTTAATTTAAAGGGAATTCACTTTCAAGAGCAGAAAAGAAGGCACGTGTTGGCAGGTAACCAGTTGAAGAAAAGGGAGGTCAGAACCCTAATGAATAATTATTTAGCATCCTTTGGAGTCGAAAGAGCCAAAATCAAAACGATAAGTTCGTCCTTTCATGAACCTCATGAGTTGCAAGACTCTAATTTTAATTTTGATTACCATTTATTGGGCCCTGTATTTTCATCCATTTCAAAAAAAGGATATGAAGGCAGGGGGTTTGATGTAAATCATATCGATAAAAAAGTAATCGGTATGGGTGGCGTAACCAAAAACAATTTGCTTGAAATTCAAAAATTAGGTTTTCAAGGAATCGGAGTTTTGGGAGGAATCTGGAACAGTAAAACGCCCATTGAGGATTTTAAGGTGATGCAAGAATTTTATAGAAACACATGA
- a CDS encoding thiamine-phosphate diphosphorylase, translated as MIMNIPKLHYISQGKTPEDHLEHIQKACTSGAELVQLRLKNVKKSVVLKTAEKAREITAHFQTRLIINDHYQIAKKVKADGVHLGKTDADPAVARKLLGDYYIIGGTANTLDDCLALVKKGVNYIGLGPFRFTTTKENLSPIIPLLGYQAIVEELKSYTPIIAIGGITMEDVPEILKTGVYGVAASGEITKDFNKINAFHHLLKAPSTNEQLWNRETNF; from the coding sequence ATGATTATGAATATACCAAAGTTGCATTATATCTCACAAGGAAAGACACCGGAAGACCATCTGGAGCATATTCAGAAGGCCTGTACATCTGGTGCGGAACTAGTGCAATTGCGTTTAAAGAACGTAAAGAAAAGCGTGGTCTTAAAGACCGCCGAGAAAGCAAGGGAGATTACGGCACATTTCCAAACGCGATTGATTATCAATGACCATTATCAAATTGCCAAAAAAGTAAAGGCAGATGGTGTGCATCTTGGCAAAACAGATGCCGACCCCGCGGTTGCTCGCAAGCTTTTGGGAGATTATTATATCATTGGAGGAACGGCAAATACTTTGGACGATTGCTTGGCTTTGGTGAAAAAGGGAGTCAACTATATTGGCTTGGGACCTTTTCGGTTTACGACAACTAAGGAAAACCTGAGTCCGATTATACCACTTTTGGGATATCAAGCTATTGTAGAGGAACTTAAGTCATATACGCCCATTATTGCTATTGGCGGTATTACTATGGAAGACGTACCGGAGATTTTAAAAACCGGAGTGTACGGTGTAGCGGCTTCTGGCGAAATAACGAAGGATTTTAATAAAATAAACGCTTTTCACCACCTTTTGAAAGCACCTTCTACGAACGAACAACTTTGGAACAGGGAAACAAATTTTTAA
- a CDS encoding thiazole-phosphate synthase — MTDALHIADKTFSSRLFTGTGKFSSSEKMREAVLASKSELVTVALKRVEVENKSDDMLKSLNADHINLLPNTSGVRTAKEAVFAAQLAREALETNWMKLEIHPDPRYLLPDPIETLKAAEELVKLGFVVMPYIHADPVLCKRLEEVGVQCVMPLGAPIGSNKGLKTDDFLKIIIEQSNVPVIVDAGIGAPSHAAYAMELGADAVLVNTAIAVSPSPVDMAIAFKMAVEAGRMAYRAKLAPVKEVAEASSPLTSFLN, encoded by the coding sequence ATGACAGATGCACTTCACATAGCGGATAAAACTTTTTCTTCACGCTTGTTTACCGGTACCGGTAAATTCTCCAGTTCGGAAAAAATGAGGGAAGCTGTTCTGGCTTCGAAAAGTGAACTGGTTACCGTTGCGCTCAAAAGGGTAGAGGTTGAGAACAAATCGGATGATATGTTGAAAAGCCTTAATGCGGACCATATTAACCTATTGCCAAATACATCTGGGGTAAGAACAGCCAAAGAAGCGGTTTTTGCAGCACAATTGGCACGAGAGGCTTTGGAAACGAACTGGATGAAATTAGAAATTCACCCAGACCCAAGGTATCTTTTGCCAGACCCTATAGAAACCTTAAAAGCGGCCGAAGAATTAGTGAAATTAGGCTTCGTAGTGATGCCCTATATTCATGCCGACCCTGTCTTGTGCAAGCGATTGGAAGAGGTTGGCGTACAATGCGTAATGCCTTTGGGAGCGCCAATTGGAAGCAACAAAGGATTAAAAACAGATGATTTTCTTAAGATTATTATTGAACAAAGCAATGTACCGGTAATTGTAGATGCGGGTATTGGTGCCCCGTCACATGCAGCTTATGCCATGGAATTGGGAGCAGATGCAGTTTTGGTCAATACGGCAATTGCAGTATCTCCTAGTCCGGTTGACATGGCCATTGCCTTTAAAATGGCCGTTGAAGCGGGAAGAATGGCCTACCGAGCCAAATTGGCACCGGTAAAAGAAGTGGCGGAAGCGAGCAGTCCGTTAACGTCCTTTTTAAACTAA
- a CDS encoding tyrosine lyase ThiH, with amino-acid sequence MAFRNIFEQYDWDTLEHEIYAVTEADVAVVLKKERISLDDFKTLISPAAKPFLEEMAQRSHQLTKKRFGNTIQMYLPMYLSNECQNICTYCGFSMTNKIPRKTLSDAEILKEVAHIKELGYDHILLVTGEANKKVGVAYIKHAIELIKTHFSNISMEVQPMDQEEYEELIGAGLYAVLVYQETYHEATYKVHHPKGKKSNFNYRLDTPDRLGKAGIHKIGLGALFGLENWRVDSFYTALHLKYLQKTYWKTKYSISFPRLRPHQGDVQPKVEMTDADLVQLICAYRLLDEDVELSMSTRESETFRNNIIKLGITSISAESKTNPGGYTAEPESLEQFEISDERSTAEIREMIKKQGYEPVFKDWEIFGT; translated from the coding sequence ATGGCTTTTAGAAATATATTTGAGCAATACGATTGGGATACCCTAGAGCATGAAATTTATGCCGTAACCGAGGCGGATGTAGCTGTAGTTCTTAAAAAGGAACGTATTTCTTTGGACGATTTTAAAACATTGATTTCTCCCGCGGCCAAGCCTTTTCTTGAAGAAATGGCACAGCGCAGCCATCAGCTGACCAAAAAGCGTTTCGGGAACACCATACAGATGTATCTGCCCATGTATCTGTCCAATGAATGCCAGAACATTTGTACCTATTGCGGGTTTAGTATGACCAATAAAATTCCCCGTAAAACCTTGAGTGATGCCGAAATACTTAAAGAGGTAGCGCATATTAAGGAATTGGGCTATGACCATATTTTGCTGGTAACGGGCGAAGCCAATAAAAAAGTGGGTGTGGCGTATATCAAACATGCCATTGAGTTGATAAAGACACATTTCTCCAATATCAGTATGGAGGTTCAACCTATGGACCAAGAGGAGTATGAGGAATTGATAGGGGCGGGACTCTATGCCGTTTTGGTATATCAAGAAACGTATCATGAAGCCACTTACAAGGTGCATCACCCCAAAGGAAAAAAATCGAATTTTAATTACCGATTGGATACCCCAGACCGTTTGGGAAAAGCGGGCATCCACAAAATAGGGTTGGGAGCCTTGTTTGGGCTGGAAAACTGGCGTGTAGATAGTTTTTATACCGCATTGCACTTAAAATACCTGCAAAAGACCTATTGGAAAACAAAGTACAGTATTTCGTTTCCAAGGTTGAGACCACATCAAGGCGATGTACAACCAAAGGTAGAAATGACGGATGCGGATTTGGTTCAGTTAATTTGTGCCTACCGATTGCTAGATGAAGATGTGGAGCTGTCCATGTCCACACGCGAAAGTGAAACCTTCCGTAACAACATTATAAAATTGGGAATTACATCCATCAGCGCGGAGTCTAAAACCAATCCGGGAGGTTATACTGCAGAACCGGAATCTTTGGAGCAATTTGAAATTTCTGATGAACGCTCTACAGCGGAAATCCGGGAAATGATAAAGAAACAGGGCTATGAACCTGTTTTTAAAGATTGGGAAATTTTTGGTACTTAA
- a CDS encoding iron complex outermembrane receptor protein, with product MNFKTLVAAVLCLTITSSIAAQDCSYTITGTVIDYHSKTALPGATILVIDSDLSTVSDIDGSYSIKGVCPGKIELEVFHPECPTVIIPMQIDESRVFDIKLEHHLEELDEVKVVGNSVGDQTNSALEETLDLETLEAYSTGNIGDALKELGGVSSLNTGANIVKPSIHGLNGSRVLILNDGVRMQDMEWGDEHAPNIDVNAAGSVSVVKGAAALQYGGDAIGGTVVIDLGRIPQIDSLYGKTMVTGVSNGRGGNLVSELTKSYENGWFVKGQGSYKRLGDHETPDYVLSNTGVEEMAASLQFGKHQFTSGWDVRYSFFNTELAVLRASHIGNVDDLIRSINSGEPEVVRSFTYDLLNPRQEVNHHLGKFKYYNRFEGIGKWTVQYDFQSNRRFEYDIRRGEDDDRASIDLQLTTQTISTDFKWDAKEKFHLQLGLLGRYQDNFANPDTGVRRLIPDYTKYDIGSFLIGEYRVNDRLLLDAGLRYDFSQIDAKKFYSTSRWEERGYDEEFQELVIDDSGNQLLVNPVFDYHNVTTTVGGKYSPTLNAEFNLNYTMAQRAPNPSELFSDGLHHSAARIELGDLRIDSETSHKITVSYEQNFDNWGWSVEPFINSIRNFILLEPSGVEFTIRGAFPLWEYRQTNARLLGVDGLVYSEWSDRWKTEHRFSLVKGKDSDKDAALINIPAANLRNRIVFNHSEWNGFEASLESQYVFKQNEVPDNITVFSPEQQQDVLLDINSAPDAYHLFGFRSKMEFPFANNTKLTTSLSINNLLNTKYRDYLNRQRYFADDLGRNIILQLKFNY from the coding sequence ATGAATTTTAAAACGCTGGTTGCGGCTGTTTTGTGCTTGACGATTACGTCTAGCATAGCAGCTCAAGATTGTTCTTACACTATAACAGGCACCGTTATCGATTATCACAGTAAAACGGCTCTGCCCGGTGCTACTATTCTCGTAATCGATAGTGATTTATCGACAGTATCTGATATAGATGGTTCTTATTCGATTAAGGGTGTCTGCCCGGGTAAAATCGAGTTAGAGGTTTTTCATCCGGAATGCCCTACCGTGATTATTCCTATGCAAATAGATGAAAGTCGGGTATTCGATATTAAGCTAGAGCATCATTTGGAAGAACTTGACGAAGTTAAGGTCGTGGGTAATAGTGTAGGTGACCAAACGAATTCAGCACTTGAAGAGACTTTAGACTTAGAAACCTTGGAGGCCTATAGTACGGGTAATATTGGGGATGCTTTAAAAGAACTCGGCGGAGTATCTTCATTAAATACGGGAGCTAATATTGTTAAACCTTCGATTCACGGCTTGAACGGTAGCCGAGTATTGATTTTGAACGATGGGGTTAGAATGCAAGATATGGAGTGGGGAGACGAGCATGCGCCCAATATCGATGTAAATGCCGCTGGATCGGTTTCGGTGGTGAAAGGGGCTGCAGCCCTTCAGTATGGTGGTGATGCCATAGGAGGCACCGTCGTTATAGACCTTGGTAGAATACCACAAATAGATAGCCTATATGGTAAAACTATGGTGACCGGGGTTTCTAACGGAAGAGGTGGTAATCTGGTTTCTGAGCTCACTAAATCTTATGAGAACGGTTGGTTCGTAAAGGGGCAGGGCTCATATAAACGCCTGGGCGACCATGAAACACCAGATTATGTATTGTCAAATACGGGTGTAGAAGAAATGGCGGCCTCGTTACAATTTGGTAAGCACCAATTTACTTCAGGTTGGGATGTGCGTTACTCCTTTTTCAATACAGAACTAGCTGTTCTACGTGCCTCACACATCGGTAATGTAGATGATCTCATAAGAAGTATTAACAGCGGTGAGCCAGAGGTGGTCCGCTCGTTTACTTATGACCTTTTGAATCCGAGGCAAGAGGTAAATCACCATTTGGGCAAGTTCAAGTATTACAACCGTTTTGAAGGTATAGGAAAGTGGACCGTACAATATGATTTTCAGAGCAATAGAAGATTCGAATACGACATTCGACGGGGCGAAGATGATGACCGGGCATCAATCGACTTGCAGTTGACCACACAAACCATTTCTACTGACTTTAAATGGGATGCCAAAGAAAAGTTCCATTTGCAATTGGGTTTGTTGGGTAGGTATCAAGATAACTTTGCGAATCCTGATACGGGTGTGCGTCGCCTTATTCCTGATTATACGAAATATGATATCGGAAGTTTTCTAATAGGAGAGTACCGTGTAAACGACCGCTTGCTATTAGATGCAGGCCTTCGCTATGACTTCAGCCAAATCGATGCCAAAAAGTTTTATAGTACTTCTCGCTGGGAAGAGCGGGGCTATGACGAAGAATTTCAAGAACTCGTCATAGACGATTCTGGCAACCAGCTTTTGGTAAATCCGGTTTTCGATTATCATAACGTAACCACCACGGTCGGTGGTAAGTATTCGCCCACTTTGAATGCTGAGTTCAACTTAAATTATACTATGGCCCAGCGAGCACCCAATCCTTCAGAGCTTTTTAGCGATGGTTTGCACCATTCTGCTGCACGTATAGAATTAGGAGATTTACGAATTGATAGTGAGACCTCTCATAAGATTACTGTTTCGTATGAACAGAATTTTGACAATTGGGGGTGGTCTGTAGAGCCGTTTATCAATTCTATTCGAAACTTTATTCTACTAGAGCCCTCGGGTGTTGAGTTTACGATACGCGGCGCTTTCCCTTTGTGGGAATACCGTCAAACGAACGCAAGATTATTGGGAGTAGATGGTTTGGTCTATTCAGAATGGTCAGACCGTTGGAAAACTGAACATCGGTTTTCTCTGGTCAAAGGAAAGGATTCGGACAAAGATGCCGCCTTAATCAATATTCCTGCGGCAAACTTAAGAAACAGGATTGTTTTTAACCATTCTGAATGGAACGGTTTTGAGGCATCTTTAGAAAGTCAATACGTGTTTAAACAAAACGAAGTACCGGACAATATTACGGTCTTTTCGCCGGAACAACAGCAAGATGTTTTGTTAGACATAAACTCGGCCCCAGATGCATACCATTTATTCGGTTTTCGTTCAAAAATGGAGTTTCCTTTCGCGAACAACACCAAATTGACCACCTCATTATCAATAAACAATTTATTAAATACAAAGTACAGAGATTACCTGAATCGTCAACGATACTTCGCCGATGATTTAGGGAGAAATATCATTTTACAATTAAAGTTCAACTATTAA
- a CDS encoding sugar phosphate isomerase/epimerase yields MKTMITKSILAFFIGASLLSCKESADKKQKEIVTESPEEVTVKNFGGLALYTLRDDMGSDAKETLKAVADAGYEYIEAAGYEDGKFYGMSPSEFKAYLNELGLTPVSTHQGSVTLENAEEMMADVKEAGFQYFVIPVPPMGLFTFDQATKTMGMTSTPKELSEIVNELGKKADEAGLKLLYHNHDFEFMKDDNGVVPIDYLLENSDPKYVNFQMDLYWVTKAEADPIAYFDKYPGRFKIWHVKDMDDEGRFAPVGKGNIDFKKILDQKEKSGMEYYMVEQDMTFDGLEPLEAIKISHEGLKTIGFE; encoded by the coding sequence ATGAAAACTATGATTACCAAATCGATTTTAGCATTTTTTATCGGTGCATCTCTTCTTTCGTGCAAAGAGAGTGCGGATAAAAAACAAAAGGAAATTGTAACCGAATCGCCAGAAGAGGTTACTGTCAAGAATTTTGGTGGCCTAGCCCTTTATACGCTTCGTGATGACATGGGGTCGGATGCCAAAGAGACTTTAAAGGCCGTAGCCGATGCCGGTTACGAATATATTGAAGCGGCCGGTTATGAAGATGGCAAATTTTATGGTATGTCGCCATCAGAGTTTAAAGCTTACCTAAATGAACTTGGCCTAACCCCTGTAAGTACGCATCAAGGGTCGGTCACTCTTGAGAATGCCGAAGAAATGATGGCCGACGTAAAAGAAGCCGGTTTTCAATACTTTGTTATTCCCGTACCGCCAATGGGTCTTTTCACATTTGACCAGGCGACAAAGACTATGGGTATGACCTCTACACCAAAAGAGTTGTCTGAAATAGTAAACGAGTTGGGTAAAAAAGCTGATGAGGCTGGCTTAAAATTACTTTATCACAATCATGATTTCGAATTTATGAAAGATGATAATGGGGTTGTACCTATCGACTATCTATTAGAAAATAGCGATCCAAAATATGTCAACTTTCAAATGGATTTGTATTGGGTAACTAAAGCGGAAGCTGACCCGATCGCCTATTTTGACAAATACCCCGGTAGATTCAAGATTTGGCATGTTAAAGATATGGATGACGAAGGTCGTTTTGCACCTGTCGGTAAAGGAAATATCGATTTCAAAAAAATTCTAGATCAAAAGGAAAAATCTGGAATGGAGTATTACATGGTAGAACAAGACATGACCTTTGACGGTTTAGAGCCGTTGGAAGCAATTAAAATCAGCCATGAAGGCTTGAAGACTATTGGTTTTGAATAA
- a CDS encoding ADP-ribose pyrophosphatase YjhB (NUDIX family) — translation MAYKKEKKLPSADEYLPHLAYDLVIFGFNGKQLKILILEYNNTGFFALPGGFVKCNEDVEEAVKRCLKERTGIDNIYLEQFFTFGGASRARPDIMRAILEANEFQPNDNYWMLNRFISIAHYALINFDEVHPTPDELSDSINWYAVNELPTLMMDHKEIIDKALEVLRDNLDKKLIGMNLLPERFTMKDLQEVYEAVLGDKIRRTTFQRKMLSKDILVRHEKLFTGAAHKAPYLYSFKSKNDKGAQNKKAS, via the coding sequence TTGGCTTACAAGAAAGAAAAGAAATTACCATCTGCCGATGAGTACTTACCCCATTTGGCGTACGACCTGGTCATCTTTGGCTTTAACGGAAAGCAGCTTAAAATACTCATTTTAGAGTATAATAATACAGGCTTTTTCGCACTACCAGGCGGTTTTGTAAAATGTAATGAAGATGTCGAAGAAGCGGTAAAGCGCTGTTTAAAAGAACGTACTGGTATTGATAACATTTATCTTGAACAATTTTTCACTTTTGGAGGTGCGTCAAGAGCAAGGCCTGATATTATGCGAGCCATATTGGAAGCCAACGAGTTTCAACCTAATGATAATTATTGGATGTTGAATCGGTTCATTTCAATAGCTCACTATGCCCTTATTAATTTTGATGAAGTTCACCCGACCCCAGACGAGCTGTCTGATTCGATAAATTGGTATGCTGTGAATGAATTGCCTACCTTAATGATGGATCATAAAGAAATAATAGATAAGGCCCTAGAAGTGCTTCGAGACAACCTTGACAAGAAATTAATAGGTATGAACTTGTTACCAGAACGATTTACAATGAAAGATTTGCAAGAAGTATACGAAGCAGTTTTGGGCGACAAAATACGGCGAACGACATTTCAAAGAAAGATGTTGAGCAAAGATATTTTGGTAAGGCATGAAAAACTGTTTACCGGTGCTGCGCACAAAGCTCCCTATTTATATAGCTTTAAGTCTAAAAATGATAAGGGCGCTCAGAATAAAAAAGCTTCATGA
- a CDS encoding AraC family transcriptional regulator: MKVLPFKIPKPKDEALVFQVDRETLFYDQLHQHAEIQISYILEGSGTLIVGDSINEYKEGDILVIGSFQPHVFKSDTKASEKSLMYTLFFSLDSFGKNFFSLPDLNPSKDFFDNAKYGMKVMPGTSDITDLFETLPTQNKVEQIASLLLLINLITRSKIEPLSSFIYKKSYSDDEGKRMGTVIKHVMDNYHRSISLEEVSDLANMTKNAFCRYFKKRTNKTFFQFLIEVRIKNACKFLVNYQDFSVAQIAEECGFNNIANFNRKFKEIKGCSPTKYKARFIN, translated from the coding sequence TTGAAAGTTCTACCCTTTAAAATACCTAAGCCAAAAGATGAAGCGCTAGTCTTTCAAGTGGACCGTGAGACCTTGTTTTATGACCAATTGCACCAACATGCAGAAATTCAAATTAGTTACATCTTAGAAGGTTCCGGAACCTTAATTGTGGGAGATTCGATCAACGAATACAAAGAAGGTGATATTTTGGTCATAGGCAGTTTTCAACCTCATGTTTTCAAAAGTGATACTAAAGCTTCTGAAAAGTCTCTCATGTATACCCTATTTTTTAGCTTAGATTCTTTCGGAAAGAACTTTTTTAGTTTGCCCGATCTGAACCCCAGCAAAGACTTTTTTGATAACGCCAAATATGGAATGAAGGTCATGCCCGGCACCAGTGATATCACTGACCTATTCGAGACCTTGCCCACACAAAACAAGGTCGAACAAATCGCAAGTCTATTATTACTTATTAATCTTATAACGCGTAGTAAGATTGAACCATTGTCGTCTTTTATCTATAAAAAATCATATTCTGATGATGAGGGAAAAAGAATGGGTACCGTTATCAAACACGTTATGGATAATTATCATCGATCTATTTCTTTGGAAGAGGTATCAGATTTAGCGAATATGACCAAAAACGCATTTTGCCGCTATTTTAAAAAAAGGACGAATAAAACCTTTTTTCAATTTCTTATAGAAGTGCGAATCAAAAATGCATGTAAATTTTTAGTCAACTATCAAGACTTCTCCGTAGCACAAATAGCAGAGGAGTGCGGATTCAATAACATCGCCAATTTTAATCGTAAGTTTAAAGAAATCAAAGGTTGCTCACCTACGAAATATAAAGCGAGGTTTATAAATTAG
- a CDS encoding hydroxyethylthiazole kinase — MEENLWKHILQVRDQSPLVHNITNYVVMNNTANALLAVGASPIMAHAHSEIDEMVAICQALVVNIGTLDEYWAKSMLQAANKASALRKPFVIDPVGAGATGFRNDILSELLKTRPTVIRGNASEIMALAKQNVSVTKGVDSTADSNEAIQAAINLNQEFGSVVCISGKIDIVISQHGKCYIKNGSELMTKVTGLGCSATAIIGAFIATIDDTFEAVTAAMALMGIAGELASKLADGPGSLQMHLLDKLYNITSDEFSSHLELEVI, encoded by the coding sequence ATGGAAGAGAATCTTTGGAAACATATTTTACAAGTAAGAGATCAATCACCCTTGGTGCATAACATCACCAATTATGTGGTGATGAACAATACGGCAAATGCGCTATTGGCAGTCGGGGCGTCACCTATAATGGCCCATGCCCACTCAGAAATAGATGAAATGGTCGCTATCTGTCAAGCTCTTGTGGTTAACATCGGCACCTTAGACGAGTATTGGGCAAAATCGATGCTGCAGGCGGCCAATAAAGCAAGTGCATTGAGAAAACCTTTTGTGATCGATCCTGTCGGTGCAGGAGCCACTGGTTTTAGAAATGATATATTATCTGAACTCTTAAAAACTAGGCCAACCGTAATAAGAGGTAATGCCTCGGAGATTATGGCTTTAGCCAAACAGAATGTTTCGGTGACCAAAGGGGTAGATAGCACTGCGGATAGTAACGAAGCCATTCAGGCGGCTATCAACTTGAATCAAGAATTTGGTTCGGTAGTCTGCATTTCCGGCAAGATAGATATTGTGATATCACAACATGGGAAATGCTATATCAAAAATGGGAGTGAGCTCATGACAAAGGTTACCGGATTAGGGTGTTCGGCTACAGCAATTATCGGTGCCTTCATTGCCACAATTGACGATACGTTTGAAGCGGTTACTGCTGCCATGGCCTTGATGGGTATCGCTGGTGAATTAGCGTCAAAATTGGCTGATGGCCCTGGTAGTCTACAAATGCATTTGCTCGATAAACTGTATAATATTACATCAGATGAATTTTCGTCTCACCTTGAACTAGAAGTGATATAA
- a CDS encoding thiamine-phosphate diphosphorylase: protein MLMSFPYHLYLVISEESCAGRKITDVAEKAISGGVDIVQLREKKLTSKAFIKNALDLQEVLQKYNVPLIINDDIEVAKAIGAFGIHVGNNDMPPTEIKKSWKKSHCLGYSIEYLEQLETEETKVSDYLGVSPVFSTSTKTDTVTEWGLEGISKIRTLTTKPLVAIGSMKKENAYDVIKAGADCIAVVSAICQAKEPEQAAWELRNQIEKAL from the coding sequence ATGCTAATGTCGTTTCCTTATCACCTTTATTTAGTAATCTCGGAAGAAAGTTGTGCAGGCCGAAAAATCACCGATGTAGCGGAGAAAGCCATATCTGGAGGGGTGGATATAGTACAACTCCGTGAAAAAAAATTGACATCAAAGGCATTTATTAAAAATGCATTAGATCTACAAGAGGTCTTGCAGAAGTATAACGTTCCTTTGATAATTAACGATGATATCGAGGTGGCCAAGGCAATTGGTGCTTTTGGCATACACGTTGGTAATAATGATATGCCTCCCACTGAAATCAAGAAATCTTGGAAGAAATCACACTGTTTAGGGTATTCGATAGAATATCTCGAACAATTGGAAACTGAAGAGACCAAGGTTTCAGATTATTTAGGTGTGAGTCCTGTATTTAGCACTTCTACAAAGACCGATACTGTTACCGAGTGGGGCCTTGAAGGTATTTCTAAAATTAGGACTTTGACCACAAAACCTTTGGTCGCGATAGGCAGTATGAAAAAGGAAAATGCATATGATGTTATCAAGGCCGGAGCCGATTGTATTGCGGTGGTCTCGGCCATATGCCAAGCAAAAGAGCCGGAACAAGCCGCGTGGGAACTCCGAAATCAAATAGAAAAAGCACTATGA
- a CDS encoding hydroxymethylpyrimidine/phosphomethylpyrimidine kinase — MKKYSYPSVLSIAGFDGSGGAGIQADIKTTSALGCYSTSVLTALPVQNTTGVQSIYPIPTKAISEQIASIFDDIFPDAVKIGMVHTSELVETIVSSLKKYKKVPLVFDPVMVATSGHKLIEDATINIIIEKLFPLADVITPNLDEASILAEMPIDNVEDMYKAGEKIRKLGVHSLLLKGGHLKTHKLTSLYFSEDGKVHEFHFEKFETNNTHGSGCTLSSAIASFLARGESLLKAIELGQNYVHQAILHGKDVRVGGGNGPLNHFYNPQQLIKNELEQ; from the coding sequence ATGAAAAAATATAGCTATCCATCAGTTTTAAGCATTGCCGGCTTTGACGGTAGTGGTGGAGCAGGTATTCAAGCTGATATCAAGACCACATCGGCATTGGGCTGTTATTCTACATCGGTTTTGACCGCATTGCCTGTACAAAATACTACAGGGGTACAATCGATATATCCAATTCCCACAAAAGCTATATCTGAACAAATAGCGAGCATTTTTGACGATATTTTCCCAGATGCCGTAAAGATTGGAATGGTGCATACGAGCGAATTGGTAGAAACTATTGTTTCCTCTTTAAAGAAGTATAAGAAGGTGCCTTTGGTGTTCGACCCGGTAATGGTGGCGACCAGTGGTCATAAATTGATTGAAGATGCAACTATCAATATTATAATTGAGAAACTATTTCCGCTAGCGGATGTTATCACTCCTAATTTAGATGAAGCCTCAATTTTAGCGGAGATGCCTATTGATAATGTTGAGGATATGTATAAAGCAGGGGAGAAGATTCGGAAATTAGGAGTGCACTCTCTACTTTTAAAGGGAGGGCATCTGAAGACCCACAAGCTTACTTCCCTTTATTTTTCCGAAGATGGAAAAGTACATGAATTTCATTTTGAAAAATTCGAAACGAACAATACCCATGGGTCCGGATGCACTTTATCTTCTGCCATTGCCAGTTTTTTGGCAAGAGGAGAATCGCTGCTTAAAGCTATTGAATTGGGGCAAAACTACGTACATCAAGCTATCTTGCATGGAAAAGATGTGCGAGTCGGTGGTGGTAATGGACCCCTGAACCATTTTTATAATCCTCAACAACTAATAAAAAATGAATTGGAGCAGTAG